A genomic region of Microtus ochrogaster isolate Prairie Vole_2 unplaced genomic scaffold, MicOch1.0 UNK109, whole genome shotgun sequence contains the following coding sequences:
- the LOC101992567 gene encoding paired immunoglobulin-like type 2 receptor beta: MAPLVSFPGMMQAMSWVLLLLLSAGNPAGCYRKRYFGVMQPVRLSGVQGGSIKIPFSYFPWELAWDSEMTILWRRKHFHGELIYNSSSGFIHEHFKDRLILNWTQPQTSGALRILDLKEKDQTVYFCQVHLRTKHGREIWQSIHGTRLAITHAVSTTMQSPSIVTSAITTAGLEDTEGQRNPSLESLGATVGVVVATAVLITPVYVILIFLWWQKR, translated from the exons ATGGCTCCACTGGTCTCATTTCCTGGAATGATGCAGGCCATGTCTTGGGTCCTCCTTCTACTGCTCTCAGCTG GGAACCCAGCAGGATGCTACAGAAAAAGATATTTTGGGGTCATGCAACCAGTACGCCTCTCTGGTGTCCAGGGCGGCTCCATCAAGATCCCCTTCTCCTACTTCCCCTGGGAGTTGGCATGGGATTCAGAGATGACGATTCTCTGGAGAAGGAAGCACTTCCATGGGGAATTGATCTACAACTCTTCCTCGGGTTTCATCCATGAGCATTTCAAGGACCGGCTCATCCTGAACTGGACACAGCCTCAGACATCCGGAGCCCTCAGAATCCTGGACTTGAAGGAGAAGGACCAGACAGTGTACTTCTGCCAAGTTCATCTGCGCACAAAACATGGCAGAGAGATATGGCAGTCAATTCATGGGACTCGACTCGCCATCACCCATG CAGTCAGCACCACCATGCAGAGCCCCTCCATCGTCACCTCTGCAATCACCACGGCTGGACTGGAGGACACAGAGGGCCAGAGGAATCCTTCACTTGAGAGCCTGGGAGCTACGGTCGGGGTGGTGGTGGCCACGGCAGTGCTCATAACCCCCGTCTATGTGATACTGATCTTCCTCTGGTGGCAGAAAAGGTAA